Sequence from the Plasmodium relictum strain SGS1 genome assembly, contig: PRELSG_00_v1_58, whole genome shotgun sequence genome:
CACAGCTGATCcatatgaagaaaaagaaaagagaTTTAGTTCTCTTTgtcaaaaaattattatgaagTGGTTATCACCATATATAGAGGGCCCCGAAAAGAGTCTTTATGGCAATATGTATATTGGTTATGGAGACACTATTACTCTGCCTCCTGAAATGTTTGAAACAAAATATttagtaataattttttctactcttttcatctttttatttattatggtaaagaataatataaaagaatacaatcattcatttttttaatatttatttgttttaattaGGATATACTTAATATAAAAAcgtttaaaaattttttatttattaatttacaGTCTATTCTTCTTGAATTAAATCATAGAAGGAATGcatttaaaagaaatgaacATAGGCCACTGAAATGAAAACAAATAGATGGAATTTCAAGTTCAGGAGAGAAGCTTATGAATCTACAGAAAATTTGATTAGTTGGccttttgatttattaattgccagTTCAAAGATTTTGTTAGTGTATTGAGCaagcaaattaataaagagcatgtataactaaatatatgtttatatatatttatatatatttattttattctatatatatagtcTTCTTATAATGTTGATTCACTAATTGCCTGCTTAATGACTCTgttagagtattaaacaatcAAATTAacaaagagcatgtataaataaatatacgtttttacatatatatataatgatttCTTATGATACATAACATTTAATTTGATTTAAATATTActacatcttttaataattatgttAAACTATTATAAAGAACTtcttatttacaaagaataagaatattcctttatttaaaatacacacataaaatttataacgAATAGCAAAATTAAGctctaatttattcaatgttatttagaaatatacatattgaatataacatTGACATTatactattttattatattaaatttttatgtaagtaaaaattaattctctttttattcAAAAACAAACGTTAATtggcaaaaaaaaaaaaaaaataaattgtttttttttaattacaaatatGTGTATaccataaaaataaaacaaaacaaaaaaaaaataacttaatatttttttttttaaccaGCATCAATGCATGGGTAACTTGTACATACACGACTAGTAAACTaacttaatatattaaaaaaggttaataacatcttttattaaccatacTCCACAACTTAGGGGAAGTAATGatattacttatatttttctttcattgGCTTGTTTTATAACTTCTAACCCTCTTTTTATTTCCTTATAAAGTTTTCTATCCTTATTACTCAAATCTTCTAATTGCGAAAAGTTATTTCTATCACAAATGTCGAAATAATCTTTTGGTTTTAATACATTTGTAGTATCTAATCTTCTTTTACGATAGTCAGTTActtatattaaatttctCGTTTgcttttcatatatttcattagttttattattaaataattttatctttgaCAAAAGAATCTGTATTTCTTTGCCCCTATAATAAATAGGTATGGCTTTTAGATTCCCATTTTTGATATCTGTTACTCTATGACGGAATGATCAATATGGTTTATATTGTCCATTTTTACtataatgttttattttatttctcttATATTCAGACAATTCATAAGATATAATATCTTTCactttaatttctttattcttaattaaaggtttttcctttatttaaattaaattttcattcgAATTTTTCCATCGAttgtttaaataaataattctcATTTCCTTAGTTGTTTCTGGTGTCATTTTGGAAAAACCTGGATATATGCGATTTATTCTATATACATAAAAGTAAGGTGTTTCTCCAATAGCACCATGAGGGgtgttattatatattaaaacgGAATTTCTAACTATTTGTTCAAAAGGTAATTCctctttttcatataatgttttaaatatatagcCGAGACTTTTATGAGAACTTTCATTAGTATCGTTCTCTTGTGGATAATACTCACTAGCATGCTACAATTTTATCTGCCattcattaataatatagtctttaaatttttgacTCATATATATTGAACCTCTATCTGTTAAAATACTTCTGGGATATCCAAATATAGGGACTCATGtatttcttataatatttacTTCATCCTTATATGTAGGAGCTTTATCTGCCATATTTGTTAACATAAAACGTTGATAATGGTCGATCGCTACTTGTATATAATATTCTTTACTTTTCCAAGTTCTAGGACCTGCAATATCTAACGATACCATATCAAATATATTGGTTTTGATAATGCTTGATTTACATCTGGtttaaatcttttattatgcattatttgatatattaGATAATTTGAAACATAATCTTCAATTTCTTTTCTAATATTAGGCCATCAAAAATGCTTttgaattttctttaatgTTTTCTTCACTCCACAGTGTCCTGCAAACGACTGCTATGAAAccaatatattaaaaagtttCCATATTTTTCTGGTATATATAGCTGTCTAGTCCTATGGTCAACTGGGAATTCATTCTTCCATATTAAATCTCTTGgtatattattcttattttcacTTCCTTAACAATTTATTGGCAAGATAAGATATTATAGATATCTTCATATTCTTTTGAAGGTTTATTACAACACAATACCATACAATTTGGAAGATCAATACCGTCTTCTATTAATCTAGTAATCCAATCAGCTAAACTATTTTGTACTCCTCCGATAAGTTCAAATTCTAAATTAAATTCATATAATCTCAATTTCCGTCTATGCAATTTTCCAGTATTAATTGAATCTATTCCAATTAAACTTTAAAATcagtttttattaattctttagATCCGTTAATATAATAATCGGATGTTTCACAACCTACTACTATagcaaataaatatttttcaactGTACTCCACTTTCTTTGAACATCATTTAATTTCTTAGATGTATAATGGATAAACTTAGTTTCAtcaatatcattatttatctGAGTCAACACATCTTCTATAGCATAATCTGAAGTATCAATATAAATAGTATACGATTTTCTTAACTTGGGAAAAACAAATAAGTTATTTCAGCCACTTTATTCTTAATTTGCTCAAAtactggttaataaaagataatattaaccttttgtagtacatTTAGTTTACTAGTGTATATACAAGTCAGCTATGCATGgacgctagttaaaaaaaaaaaaaagatttaaattattattttttttttttgtcggTTGACGTTTgttctaattaaaaaaagagaatttaatttttacttatataaaaactgAATAAATGAAATGATATAATGTTaatgttatattcaatgtgtatatttcgaaataatattgaataaattaaatctaaatttttctatttgttataaattttgtatgtgtttttaaataaaagaatatacttattctttgtaaataaaaactcttttataacagtttaacatatctattaaaagatgcagtaaattttaaaatccaaattaaatattatacatcataagaaaccattatatatatacatatatatatatataaaaacgtatatttatttatacatgctctttattagtttgattgtttaatactctagcaaagtcattaagcaggcaattaataaactaaataatcaataaaaaaaaaattctttaattaaatttttttaacattttggTTTTGTAAAGaatgatattattttatttttatgttttttttgaaaaagagaaagatggatgatttaaaaaaaaaataaatgaatttaaaaatcaAAGATTTTTGAGGAAGTATAAACTTAAAACATCGTCTTTAATCAAAgatattatatatgtatgtttATATAAGATGTTTGttgtatattaattatatgttatttattgaagacttataaattattaaataattaaacacTATCGTCTTTATGCAACttcactaaaaaaaaaagaataagccaaaaaaaataaaaaaaatttataaaaatgctctttattacaTTGTTCATTCAGTACCTTatcaaagtcattaaatgggcaattaataaatcacaaagtcattaaacaggcaattaataaatcatcaacttaattaaataacttataattatataatgatAGTATAAAAAActgtatacatatatttaaaaaataaaataaaataaaaaatatatcttttaaaaattttcttcttattttaatttatttcaattttcttttattttttatttttttattttttttgttcctATTATATATACGCTGTTTCTAAAATGAAAACTAtccattaatatatataattattaaatatatttctgtTATACTTTAAATTCTATATAATTTAACatgatttttattagaataaTTGTATATTCGAAATAattgttatttatttctatttacgTTTCCCTCTATTTTAAAAGCTTCCTTTTTTTACCATTTCTTTAATTTCTTAACACGACtttcattacttttttttattttttcttatattattattcatattaagtaaaattattgcattcattttcttttatttataatttcaaaTTTCATTATAATGGTTTTATCaaattatcattaaaatatgtatatcaTTTAAGTCACATCTccataattataattatttttatatttatttttacttttttacgTAAAACTTTCATTGTTAATGCTTTAATGTGTAGTAATATCTGcatgtatataaaataaattatatttctctaattatttaaatgcaAATTcgaaataaaaacattttaaaatCAGTATTCAAACACATATAATTTGTGTCCAAACTCACTTCTATAATAATTGCAATACAAATTACTTCATAAATATGTGAATTTTATACTCcaatttagtttttttttttttttcagaacTTATTTTCTATGAAGTATTTTTGTATCTGCGCAAATTCtataatacttttatttttgtttcattttactaaaatttaaccaattcataaaattgttatataattattttgaagttcaattttttttatattgttgTCATTGTTATATCAGTTGTAACTTGATTTGggcatatttttatataatatatatgtgtgTTTTATAtgatttcattttattatttttcatgttttttacttatatattattgtttgtatattaaaatattgttGCATGTTCAactttaattcatttttatttcttcatctATCTATAAAATGGCCATTAAATTATTGCTACGCCATCAATTGTATATAACTATTAAAATTGTCACAAAATTTGCTGTTGCTTTATTTACTTTCTAacataattaatataatataattgtaattttattaattttacgAGCAGTAATATTATAACAACCTTCTTATATGTGTTTTCTTGATCGtccttaaatattttattttttttttttttatttttaattaaaaccataacttttatttataaaattctttaatattGATGTTTTCTATTAAATTTGTGATGTTAAAAAATCtttaaattctttatttatacttcataaaaaaaaatgcgaACAACAATGTATGTTTAGAATAGTTTATCttatgaataataaattttataataatatatttcttaaaaagaaaaaatataaataacaaaattttaatatttaaataaaagatcAAAAATTCGACTTAagtttttcataaatattatatacttTATTATAAGCTAAattctttataataaataaaaaaaaataataaataaaattaaaaaatttaaaaaacaacATTTCTACAAAAgcatattaagaaaaaaattacaaaataataagaaataaagagtaagaaaaataaatacatcttatattaattttgaaaatgGCACTTCTATATAACGCAGGATGCAGTGAATCTGAAGAAGACTTCACTAAGTGTAAGGTTAATACATGTTTGATACGAGGAGGTAAATTTCATACATTGCACTGTGTTCCTGCATTTGAGAAAGTTGATGTAGTAGATTCTTCAGATGATAATTCAAAggacattttaaaaaatatatttaaatataagcCTTCTTATACAtctaaagtaaaaaaatctGAAGTAAAATCTAAAGTAACTATTTTATCAAAGAGTAAGGATGATggtattttgtttttatatgatttttatttGCCTATTAAACATTATTCTGGAGCATTGTCTACTACTTATCATtcaaaaacatttttatgcCGTATTAAAACGGTAAAccaaaaaataacattatgTGAAGTAGTGGATCCATATCATATAGGAAGGACTCTTTCATTTCATTCTTTTGatatttctaataaaaaaagagaaaaaagtaaaattggtttaaataatatacaaaATCCCAGGCACTTTGATTtaagatataaatataaagatacTCATATAAGTAGAGATAAATGTCATTATGTAACAATAGAAAATACTTCGGAACAAATTTGTAGATACTCTATATGCACAAAGGATGATAATGATCACTTCTCATGTGCAGATGCAAAATTTAATGgaaaattatttcatttacaaGATCATTCCCCACTTAGTGAAGAAcatacaaaatatatatatatcccAAAGAGTTgtataaatgataatttcCTTAATGAGTGTACTCCCTATTTTTGTGAAATTAAAAGTTCAGATGATATGTATCAATGTGAAGGCCTAGAAATGAGTGccgtaaaaaaaataaaatcacaTTCAGAAGGAGAATTAATGAGATTAGAAAAATCTGTAGCTACACCCTATAAAGAATATTCTCTTCCATCTACTTATATAGCAGCGTCCTTTTTGCCTTTTTTAGTTTTGTTCTTTTTTGTGGGATGTTATTTGTATGCAATTTTCAGAAGAAACAGAAGAAAAGTAagctattaaaaaaaattataggtATATAAACGCtcctattatatatatactataattttatatttattctattttttaatgcataaaaaatgaaagtaaaaataaaaatatgtatatctTATgtgtattaaataaattctatatatatatattgctTTTTTTAGAAAACCATAACTAAATCTAAGGAACCATAATTACtatcattaataaaaagaggAAGTGTTCTTACTTGTAAAGAtgcatatataattaataatagtaaatttatatttttcagtTTCACATATTCATTGTATTCCTTATTTACAACTAGTTACTATATTAACTTTCTATAAGGTAATGTTTGATACTAAAAACAGTGAATTAGCCATGCACTCgttagttttaaaaaaataataaaaaagacaattttttttagatatttttgttaaactcattttattcatttaaaaaaaaaaaagaaatttattttattttttaaaatttttgtcaTCAAATCAAGTAAATTTTAATACGGTAAAATTAttctatctttttttataatgagataaaaaaaaaagaattttgcTTTTGTATTATAGGTCTAGTTTTTATTAgcctttttttataaagacTCCTAACGAcaagaatttaatttttttttttttataatttttttttacataataattttaatgagaatttaactttttaataaaactaaagatacattttttattaaggtAAATAAATGCTtctgaaaaaataattattctgtcatataaattatatatataaaaattaacgTATTAGAAGCATAAAAATCTTTTGTAATAAGCCAAGTGGTAGAGACATATATacattctctttattaatttgatcATTGAATACTTTATTTATTAGTTTGTTTGTttaaaattctaaaaaagCCATTAAAaggccaattaataaatcaaatatgGAATTGAAATTAAAACTTTCATATATTCAGATCCTCCAAGtgttatatatgtttttgcATATAAAGGAaagcattaaaaaaaaagtgtaatTGAGATCTACTTTAATTTATGATGTTTTTCATTATccaaaaagaaacaaaattGAATGAATAaatcaattttattaatttactataataaaattaatgtttCATTAGTAATTTTAacattaaattaatattattttgtttttattgtaaaatttatttatttaaatattatatttacatttattgataatataatttttatttttgcttttaatttcgtttttcatatttatttttgatgttatttttaaatatatttttaattttattttctcattaatttttgatataattataatatttaattctaacattattttatcatttcctttttaatttttagtttttaatttttgttttattttattacttcgatttcattatttagtttcaattttatttttacatttaatttgaatataatttatatatttatttttaattttatttattaatggaagttatttttttttattataaaatagttTAAGTCATGtttttcttaataataatttccATGAGCTCacttgttatatatatattcaaacTAAATAATAGTTATACTTCTAAATAATACtaaaatgtttatatatgaaacataaaaattatgtataaatatattttgtattaaaTCTAATTTTATcgaattatatatttttgtaactTTCTTAAATATtcctatttttataataattcaataaaacaaatatttgaataactttagaaatattatttaaatacatTTCATAATGCACTCAAATATAAGAACTAATGATGAAAGACTATATATGAATTTGGTAAAATTATTATGGAGAATTTGAGTTACTTTAAGTAATGTtctaatttctttttcttcattaatttAAATCGTAAATGTAATCTAGTTAAAattcaacttttttttttttctttaataattacaatattataaagatagttattttataaatttgttCTCTGTACATTTTTCAAAGAGAACATATAGAACGTTTCATCTTTTATCTTATGTATTAATAATTTCccatttaatgactttgctaaggtgttgatttattaattggtcgTTTAATggctttgctagagtattaaacaaacaaattaataaagagcattgtataactaaatatacgtttatatatatattagtttttaattattataaatgagtttttatttacaaagaattacttattcttttaattaaaaacataaagaCAAACTATAAtgattaataaagtcaaaattttattatattcaatgttatttcaaaatatacattgaataatatataagcatttcttttatctctttagttttaataagtcaatatttcttcttttaatttattttaaaacactaaaaaaaattaaaacataacataacatgaaaaaaataatttcgactacaaaaaaaaaaaaatatatttaatatttttttttaattacaaagatgtatataaataaaaaaaaacaaacaaaaaaaaataactttatttttttttttttttttttaatattaactagcgtcagtgaATGGCTGACTTGTATGTACACaagtagtaaactagcttagtgtactacaaaaggttaataactaattttattaaccattttaataagttaacatttcttattaaatttttttaaacaccAAAGTCCAAAACATAACAtgagataaaaaataatttcgacaacaaaaaaaaaatatatttaatatatttttttttttaattacaaagatgtatataaatgaaaataaataaacaaaaaaataacttttttttttttttttattattaactagcgtcagtgcatggctaacttgtacgtacacaagtagtaaactagcttagtgtggtacaaaaggttaataactaattttattaatcataCTCCACCACTTAGGGGAATTAATGATATTACTATGTTTTACTCTCTTTGTCTTGTTTTATAACTTCTAACCCTTTttgtatttctttattaatttttctattcttATTACTCAAATCTTCTAATTGtgtaaagttatttttatcacAACTATCGAAATAATCTTTCGGTTTTAATACATTTGTAATATCTAATTTTCTCTTACGAGGATCGGTTACttgtattaaatttttcatctgtttttcatatatttcattagttttattgtttaataattttatctttgaCAAAGGAATCTGTATTTCTTTGCCTCTATAATAAATGAGTTTAGCTTTTAGATTCCC
This genomic interval carries:
- a CDS encoding fam-e protein, whose translation is MALLYNAGCSESEEDFTKCKVNTCLIRGGKFHTLHCVPAFEKVDVVDSSDDNSKDILKNIFKYKPSYTSKVKKSEVKSKVTILSKSKDDGILFLYDFYLPIKHYSGALSTTYHSKTFLCRIKTVNQKITLCEVVDPYHIGRTLSFHSFDISNKKREKSKIGLNNIQNPRHFDLRYKYKDTHISRDKCHYVTIENTSEQICRYSICTKDDNDHFSCADAKFNGKLFHLQDHSPLSEEHTKYIYIPKSCINDNFLNECTPYFCEIKSSDDMYQCEGLEMSAVKKIKSHSEGELMRLEKSVATPYKEYSLPSTYIAASFLPFLVLFFFVGCYLYAIFRRNRRKKTITKSKEP